A single genomic interval of Astyanax mexicanus isolate ESR-SI-001 chromosome 4, AstMex3_surface, whole genome shotgun sequence harbors:
- the LOC125801124 gene encoding uncharacterized protein LOC125801124 isoform X1 — MLKLKTMHNNFQQIIEEKLAFVLLKLENCFHVPSSAVDELLNELQYLISSASFSNNIVSDFFNNHNLQIDQLLIKELGSVICSSNPLSKALGKDGPLATYFKRKQYYKDHFNIVDPVQYVLDATAKRSFQYVPLLKVLHQIVNQKDVLNKIVDKKRQQQVVHDHLDYRFSEDGQYFKNNDFLSGEELRIAVCLYVDDFELCNPLGTSRKTHKLCAVYWVLGNLIPGSNSTLDSIYLALLCKSEDVKTYGYHKIFEPLLQDLVTLEQQGVFVSQLGTFLKGTLQCVVSDNLAAHGIAGFVESFSGQYFCRFCTAQRAETQVKEVKFGAFTSRNKELHQVHVNTAQTKGSSFLGVKKACIFTERLAHFCVTSGYPPDVVHDIFEGIVPVELAHCFSQLISKKLFTLSDLNSRIKNFQYKWGDKKNRPHLVPLHFERRKTIGGNAHENWCLIRLLPFMIGHLIPEDEPAWKVILDLKDIVELVVSPVHSEESVAYLECKISEHRQRYKEVFPGQVLLPKHHFLEHYPEMIKQFGPIVMFWTMRFEAKHSFFKQVVRHTKCFKNIALSLANKHQFMIGYHMHTSSFERSAFDVTHVSTIPVDVMKEDIAHHLRQKYPGLSTVTLAQRVSSSGMEYRNGMILVHGSVGGLPDFAEILQMCVFVDTLIFICKKLCSWYREHYRAFELQSSSAREIVLVELSELTDSYPLVDYKCGIHRMVSLKRYIHTSD, encoded by the exons ATGTTGAAGTTGAAGACAATGCACAATAATTTCCAACAAATTATAGAAGAGAAATTggcatttgttttattaaaattggAAAACTGTTTTCATGTACCAAGCTCTGCCGTTGATGAACTGCTAAATGAGTTACAGTATTTGATTAGTTCAGCGTCTTTTTCTAATAACATTGTTTCAGATTTCTTCAATAATCATAACCTGCAAATTGATCAGTTACTCATCAAAGAGTTAGGCAGTGTAATCTGTTCATCTAACCCATTGTCAAAAGCTTTAGGGAAAGATGGACCATTAGCCACTTATTTTAAACGGAAGCAGTATTACAAGGATCATTTCAATATTGTTGATCCAGTTCAGTATGTCCTAGATGCAACGGCAAAAAGAAGTTTTCAGTATGTACCGTTGCTTAAGGTTTTACATCAGATAGTTAATCAAAAAGATGTGCTTAATAAGATCGTTGACAAGAAAAGACAGCAACAGGTAGTGCATGACCATCTAGATTACAGGTTTTCTGAGGATGGGCAGTATTTTAAGAACAATGATTTTCTCTCAGGGGAGGAATTGAGAATTGCTGTTTGTCTATATGTAGATGATTTCGAGCTTTGCAACCCCCTCGGTACTTCACGTAAAACGCACAAACTCTGCGCTGTCTATTGGGTTTTGGGGAATTTGATTCCTGGCAGCAATTCTACTTTGGACTCAATTTACCTGGCTCTTTTATGTAAAAGTGAGGATGTGAAGACCTATGGCTATCACAAAATATTTGAGCCACTTCTTCAAGACCTTGTTACCTTGGAGCAGCAGGGAGTTTTTGTCTCACAGTTGGGTACATTTTTGAAGGGGACGCTGCAGTGTGTGGTGTCAGACAATCTTGCAGCACATGGAATAGCTGGCTTTGTAGAAAGTTTTTCAGGCCAGTATTTTTGTAGGTTTTGCACAGCACAGCGTGCAGAAACTCAGGTCAAAGAAGTAAAATTCGGTGCATTCACCAGCAGAAACAAAGAGCTTCACCAAGTCCATGTAAATACTGCACAGACAAAAGGAAGCAGCTTTTTAGGTGTGAAAAAAGCGTGCATTTTCACAGAGAGACTTGCTCATTTCTGTGTAACATCAGGGTATCCCCCTGATGTTGTTCATGATATTTTTGAAGGCATAGTCCCAGTTGAGCTTGCTCATTGTTTTTCTCAGCTTATTTCCAAAAAGCTGTTTACACTTTCTGACCTCAATTCGAGGATTAAAAACTTTCAGTACAAGTGGGGGGACAAAAAAAATCGTCCTCATTTGGTGCCACTTCATTTTGAACGCCGTAAAACAATCGGTGGCAATGCACACGAAAATTGGTGCTTGATAAGGTTATTACCATTTATGATTGGCCATTTGATCCCTGAAGATGAGCCCGCTTGGAAAGTAATTCTGGACTTAAAAgatattgtagagcttgttgtctccCCTGTCCATTCTGAGGAGTCAGTGGCATACTTGGAGTGTAAAATCTCAGAGCACAGACAGAGATACAAAGAAGTGTTTCCTGGTCAGGTTCTTCTGCCAAAACATCACTTCCTGGAGCATTATCCAGAGATGATCAAGCAGTTTGGCCCCATTGTGATGTTTTGGACCATGCGCTTTGAGGCCAAGCATAGTTTTTTTAAACAGGTTGTCAGACACACCAAGTGTTTCAAAAACATTGCACTGTCCTTGGCGAATAAGCACCAGTTTATGATTGGCTATCACATGCACACAAGCAGTTTTGAGAGATCAGCTTTTGATGTGACTCACGTTTCAACAATTCCAGTAGATGTCATGAAAGAGGACATTGCACATCACCTAAGACAGAAATACCCTGGTCTCTCAACAGTAACGCTAGCTCAGAGGGTCTCTAGCAGTGGCATGGAATATAGAAATGGAATGATCCTTGTGCATGGATCAGTAGGTGGACTGCCTGATTTTGCAGAAATTCTTcaaatgtgtgtatttgtagACACATTGATTTTCATTTGTAAAAAACTATGTTCATGGTACAGGGAGCACTACAGAGCATTTGAACTGCAGTCATCTTCAGCAAGAGAAATTGTGTTGGTTGAGTTAAGTGAACTGACGGACAGCTACCCTTTGGTTGACTACAAGTGTGGAATCCACCGAATGGTCTCCCTTAAAAGATACATACACACATCTG ATTAA